Proteins encoded together in one Porites lutea chromosome 2, jaPorLute2.1, whole genome shotgun sequence window:
- the LOC140928469 gene encoding uncharacterized protein isoform X1 — MATGNAKETRNSRSCEKRRGTYLSYLSHPSLKVPRTSEYRQKLAKTYDRETNAVSCSDTVEHFESEFLDYSYASQGIEEYSLEDRNNVDLLKEDGRPAEVENDREGRPTRDSIADEMLKGLLNNTAVEQDSCDEISQVFPEDPALDTTYGSSEFHEDLNEQDNDVDELSEAEDRNESSTQDDYVKITELSLSQDTPLYEGSPVTFSVSLLLIISFAIRHNLSGLALADLLTLINIHLVVPNCFAKSTAVLNRFFRKLKKPIEYHYYCCCCFEYIGLTKTSCCSNKYCLVDFSKKGALAYFIVLPLVTQLQSLLSRPEVPDFLQYRVTRQKQNSDAIEDIFDGQLYKKHFGEDGFFRGSSTQDKKTQIHLSLQINTDGVAIFRSSKFSIWPVYFIVNELPPNCRQQRKYRMFAGLWFGVSKPHFQTFMQPFANSLNDLFFKGIDVKLNGKNMLLRCILLLGTFDAPAKCLFQEFCQFNAFYGCPYCLSPGKTVQTSSKGHTHAYPFDEANLRTGHGEPRTHEQTLKFAAEATKESAQKGIPSSVKGVKGYSWFMFIPKFDIIRGIAIDYMHSTLLGVVKMLLTLWSDKTYKAEPWSVCKRMKEIEERYLKISPPSCITRLPRSLIANFGHLKASELRTFLLFYSVPCLYGILPEEYFQHYLHLVEAIYLLLQDSISPNDIVKASALIKHFCIRIKELYAARYETFNVHCLLHMTERVRDLGPLWTHSCFCFEDFNGELRSLFHGTQSVEEQIVTAVSVQQRIPELVPLLESGSMAQELYEHLSRKRPLASKKEKLPGNSNCSIVGNLQNYVFTAVERAVVESLIGPVQEVYQFFRLLIGEQLIHSKLYKSMTRRNNFTIEFKGNSGDSPPSFGQILFYSKIYLHCPNPSFCANSCKCRKPLFYALVKVLKPNKTLAIANDPYTGTAVSHLVPVIRSDNNCITAIPVDNIIRLCFFVDCGNDNTPFVGMFPNQYEKD, encoded by the exons ATGGCGACTGGAAATGCAAAAGAAACACGTAACTCTAGaagttgtgaaaaaagaagaggtACTTACCTGTCTTATCTGTCACATCCGTCGTTGAAAGTTCCCAGAACGTCAGAGTATCGCCAGAAACTAGCTAAAACTTATGATAGAGAAACGAATGCGGTATCTTGTAGCGACACTGTTGAACATTTTGAGTCAGAGTTCCTGGACTACTCATATGCATCTCAGGGGATCGAAGAATACTCTCTGGAAGACCGTAATAATGTTGATTTGTTGAAAGAAGATGGTCGGCCAGCTGAGGTAGAAAATGACAGAGAAGGCCGCCCAACTAGAGACTCCATCGCTGATGAAATGTTAAAGGGGCTCCTGAACAACACGGCAGTTGAGCAAGACAGCTGTGATGAAATTTCGCAAGTTTTTCCTGAAGATCCAGCGCTTGATACAACGTACGGATCTAGCGAGTTTCATGAGGATTTGAACGAGCAAGATAATGACGTGGATGAACTTTCGGAAGCGGAAGATAGGAATGAAAGCAGCACTCAAGATGACTACGTGAAAATTACTGAGCTATCCTTATCACAAGACACCCCTTTATACGAGGGGTCCCCCGTTACTTTTTCAGTTAGCTTGCTGCTGATTATTAGCTTCGCCATAAGGCATAATTTGAGCGGACTGGCTTTGGCTGACCTTTTGACGTTAATTAACATTCATCTTGTTGTACCCAACTGCTTTGCTAAATCGACAGCTGTTCTCAACCGATTCTTTCGAAAGCTTAAGAAGCCTATCGAGTACCActattattgttgttgctgttttgagTACATTGGGCTTACAAAGACCTCCTGCTGTTCTAACAAGTATTGTCTGGtagatttttccaaaaaaggtGCACTGGCCTACTTCATTGTCCTACCCTTAGTCACACAGCTTCAGTCATTGCTGTCAA gGCCAGAAGTACCTGATTTTCTGCAGTATCGTGtcacaagacaaaaacaaaactcagaTGCCATTGAAGATATCTTTGATGGACAACTGTATAAGAAGCACTTTGGGGAGGACGGATTTTTTAGGGGTTCATCCACACAGGACAAAAAGACACAGATCCATTTGTCCCTGCAAATAAACACGGATGGAGTTGCAATTTTTAGGTCTTCAAAATTTTCCATATGGCcggtttattttattgtcaacGAATTGCCTCCAAATTGCAG GCAGCAGAGAAAGTACCGCATGTTTGCTGGGCTTTGGTTCGGTGTCTCCAAGCCACATTTCCAAACATTTATGCAGCCATTCGCAAACTCACTAAATGATTTATTCTTCAAAG GGATTGATGTAAAGCTGAATGGCAAGAACATGTTGCTTCGCTGTATTTTACTCTTAGGGACATTTGATGCCCCAGCAAAGTGCCTTTTCCAAGAGTTTTGTCAATTCAATGCCTTTTATGGTTGCCCATACTGCCTGAGCCCTGGCAAAACTGTGCAGACAAGTAGCAAAGGGCACACTCATGCTTACCCATTTGATGAAGCAAATCTCAGAACTGGTCATGGGGAACCAAGAACACATGAACAGACATTAAAGTTTGCAGCTGAAGCTACCAAGGAAAGTGCTCAAAAGGGCATCCCAAGTAGTGTTAAAGGGGTTAAAGGCTATTCATGGTTTATGTTTATTCCAAAGTTTGACATCATTAGAGGAATAGCCATTGACTATATGCACAGTACATTACTTGGCGTGGTTAAGATGTTGCTTACCCTTTGGAGTGACAAGACATATAAAGCAGAGCCATGGTCTGTCTgtaaaagaatgaaagaaattgaagaGAGGTACCTAAAGATTAGTCCTCCTTCTTGCATCACGCGCCTTCCCAGAAGCCTGATAGCAAACTTTGGGCATCTCAAAGCATCTGAGTTAAGGACTTTCCTGTTGTTCTACTCTGTTCCATGTCTGTATGGTATTCTTCCAGAAGAGTACTTTCAGCACTACCTTCACCTTGTGGAAGCCATTTACCTTCTTCTCCAGGATTCTATCTCTCCGAATGACATTGTAAAGGCCTCTGCTTTAATAAAGCATTTCTGTATCAGGATAAAGGAACTTTATGCAGCCCGCTATGAAACTTTTAATGTGCACTGTTTACTTCACATGACAGAAAGAGTGAGAGATCTTGGTCCACTGTGGACTCACtcttgtttttgctttgaaGACTTCAATGGGGAATTAAGAAGCTTATTTCATGGTACACAAAGTGTGGAAGAACAGATTGTGACAGCTGTCAGTGTGCAACAGAGAATACCTGAGTTGGTTCCTCTCCTCGAAAGTGGATCTATGGCTCAAGAACTTTATGAACACCTTTCAAGAAAGCGTCCCCTTGCttccaaaaaggaaaaacttcCAGGCAACAGCAACTGCAGCATCGTGGGCAACTTACAAAATTATGTCTTTACTGCTGTTGAGCGAGCTGTAGTCGAATCCCTAATTGGGCCAGTTCAAGAAGTGTATCAGTTTTTCAGATTACTCATTGGAGAGCAACTGATTCACTCCAAGTTATACAAAAGCATGACAAGGAGAAACAACTTTACAATAGAATTTAAAGGCAACAGTGGGGATTCACCACCTTCATTTGGACAGATTTTGTTCTATTccaaaatatatttacattgCCCCAACCCTTCATTTTGTGCTAACTCATGTAAATGTAGGAAGCCACTGTTTTATGCATTGGTCAAAGTTCTGAAACCTAACAAGACTTTAGCAATTGCTAATGATCCCTACACTGGTACTGCTGTTTCTCACCTGGTTCCAGTCATCAGGAGTGACAATAATTGTATCACTGCAATTCCAGTGGACAACATTATTCGATTATGCTTTTTTGTTGACTGTGGTAATGACAATACTCCCTTTGTGGGAATGTTTCCTAATCAGTACGAAAAAGACTAA
- the LOC140928469 gene encoding uncharacterized protein isoform X2: MATGNAKETRNSRSCEKRRGTYLSYLSHPSLKVPRTSEYRQKLAKTYDRETNAVSCSDTVEHFESEFLDYSYASQGIEEYSLEDRNNVDLLKEDGRPAEVENDREGRPTRDSIADEMLKGLLNNTAVEQDSCDEISQVFPEDPALDTTYGSSEFHEDLNEQDNDVDELSEAEDRNESSTQDDYVKITELSLSQDTPLYEGSPVTFSVSLLLIISFAIRHNLSGLALADLLTLINIHLVVPNCFAKSTAVLNRFFRKLKKPIEYHYYCCCCFEYIGLTKTSCCSNKYCLVDFSKKGALAYFIVLPLVTQLQSLLSRPEVPDFLQYRVTRQKQNSDAIEDIFDGQLYKKHFGEDGFFRGSSTQDKKTQIHLSLQINTDGVAIFRSSKFSIWPVYFIVNELPPNCRQQRKYRMFAGLWFGVSKPHFQTFMQPFANSLNDLFFKGTFDAPAKCLFQEFCQFNAFYGCPYCLSPGKTVQTSSKGHTHAYPFDEANLRTGHGEPRTHEQTLKFAAEATKESAQKGIPSSVKGVKGYSWFMFIPKFDIIRGIAIDYMHSTLLGVVKMLLTLWSDKTYKAEPWSVCKRMKEIEERYLKISPPSCITRLPRSLIANFGHLKASELRTFLLFYSVPCLYGILPEEYFQHYLHLVEAIYLLLQDSISPNDIVKASALIKHFCIRIKELYAARYETFNVHCLLHMTERVRDLGPLWTHSCFCFEDFNGELRSLFHGTQSVEEQIVTAVSVQQRIPELVPLLESGSMAQELYEHLSRKRPLASKKEKLPGNSNCSIVGNLQNYVFTAVERAVVESLIGPVQEVYQFFRLLIGEQLIHSKLYKSMTRRNNFTIEFKGNSGDSPPSFGQILFYSKIYLHCPNPSFCANSCKCRKPLFYALVKVLKPNKTLAIANDPYTGTAVSHLVPVIRSDNNCITAIPVDNIIRLCFFVDCGNDNTPFVGMFPNQYEKD, translated from the exons ATGGCGACTGGAAATGCAAAAGAAACACGTAACTCTAGaagttgtgaaaaaagaagaggtACTTACCTGTCTTATCTGTCACATCCGTCGTTGAAAGTTCCCAGAACGTCAGAGTATCGCCAGAAACTAGCTAAAACTTATGATAGAGAAACGAATGCGGTATCTTGTAGCGACACTGTTGAACATTTTGAGTCAGAGTTCCTGGACTACTCATATGCATCTCAGGGGATCGAAGAATACTCTCTGGAAGACCGTAATAATGTTGATTTGTTGAAAGAAGATGGTCGGCCAGCTGAGGTAGAAAATGACAGAGAAGGCCGCCCAACTAGAGACTCCATCGCTGATGAAATGTTAAAGGGGCTCCTGAACAACACGGCAGTTGAGCAAGACAGCTGTGATGAAATTTCGCAAGTTTTTCCTGAAGATCCAGCGCTTGATACAACGTACGGATCTAGCGAGTTTCATGAGGATTTGAACGAGCAAGATAATGACGTGGATGAACTTTCGGAAGCGGAAGATAGGAATGAAAGCAGCACTCAAGATGACTACGTGAAAATTACTGAGCTATCCTTATCACAAGACACCCCTTTATACGAGGGGTCCCCCGTTACTTTTTCAGTTAGCTTGCTGCTGATTATTAGCTTCGCCATAAGGCATAATTTGAGCGGACTGGCTTTGGCTGACCTTTTGACGTTAATTAACATTCATCTTGTTGTACCCAACTGCTTTGCTAAATCGACAGCTGTTCTCAACCGATTCTTTCGAAAGCTTAAGAAGCCTATCGAGTACCActattattgttgttgctgttttgagTACATTGGGCTTACAAAGACCTCCTGCTGTTCTAACAAGTATTGTCTGGtagatttttccaaaaaaggtGCACTGGCCTACTTCATTGTCCTACCCTTAGTCACACAGCTTCAGTCATTGCTGTCAA gGCCAGAAGTACCTGATTTTCTGCAGTATCGTGtcacaagacaaaaacaaaactcagaTGCCATTGAAGATATCTTTGATGGACAACTGTATAAGAAGCACTTTGGGGAGGACGGATTTTTTAGGGGTTCATCCACACAGGACAAAAAGACACAGATCCATTTGTCCCTGCAAATAAACACGGATGGAGTTGCAATTTTTAGGTCTTCAAAATTTTCCATATGGCcggtttattttattgtcaacGAATTGCCTCCAAATTGCAG GCAGCAGAGAAAGTACCGCATGTTTGCTGGGCTTTGGTTCGGTGTCTCCAAGCCACATTTCCAAACATTTATGCAGCCATTCGCAAACTCACTAAATGATTTATTCTTCAAAG GGACATTTGATGCCCCAGCAAAGTGCCTTTTCCAAGAGTTTTGTCAATTCAATGCCTTTTATGGTTGCCCATACTGCCTGAGCCCTGGCAAAACTGTGCAGACAAGTAGCAAAGGGCACACTCATGCTTACCCATTTGATGAAGCAAATCTCAGAACTGGTCATGGGGAACCAAGAACACATGAACAGACATTAAAGTTTGCAGCTGAAGCTACCAAGGAAAGTGCTCAAAAGGGCATCCCAAGTAGTGTTAAAGGGGTTAAAGGCTATTCATGGTTTATGTTTATTCCAAAGTTTGACATCATTAGAGGAATAGCCATTGACTATATGCACAGTACATTACTTGGCGTGGTTAAGATGTTGCTTACCCTTTGGAGTGACAAGACATATAAAGCAGAGCCATGGTCTGTCTgtaaaagaatgaaagaaattgaagaGAGGTACCTAAAGATTAGTCCTCCTTCTTGCATCACGCGCCTTCCCAGAAGCCTGATAGCAAACTTTGGGCATCTCAAAGCATCTGAGTTAAGGACTTTCCTGTTGTTCTACTCTGTTCCATGTCTGTATGGTATTCTTCCAGAAGAGTACTTTCAGCACTACCTTCACCTTGTGGAAGCCATTTACCTTCTTCTCCAGGATTCTATCTCTCCGAATGACATTGTAAAGGCCTCTGCTTTAATAAAGCATTTCTGTATCAGGATAAAGGAACTTTATGCAGCCCGCTATGAAACTTTTAATGTGCACTGTTTACTTCACATGACAGAAAGAGTGAGAGATCTTGGTCCACTGTGGACTCACtcttgtttttgctttgaaGACTTCAATGGGGAATTAAGAAGCTTATTTCATGGTACACAAAGTGTGGAAGAACAGATTGTGACAGCTGTCAGTGTGCAACAGAGAATACCTGAGTTGGTTCCTCTCCTCGAAAGTGGATCTATGGCTCAAGAACTTTATGAACACCTTTCAAGAAAGCGTCCCCTTGCttccaaaaaggaaaaacttcCAGGCAACAGCAACTGCAGCATCGTGGGCAACTTACAAAATTATGTCTTTACTGCTGTTGAGCGAGCTGTAGTCGAATCCCTAATTGGGCCAGTTCAAGAAGTGTATCAGTTTTTCAGATTACTCATTGGAGAGCAACTGATTCACTCCAAGTTATACAAAAGCATGACAAGGAGAAACAACTTTACAATAGAATTTAAAGGCAACAGTGGGGATTCACCACCTTCATTTGGACAGATTTTGTTCTATTccaaaatatatttacattgCCCCAACCCTTCATTTTGTGCTAACTCATGTAAATGTAGGAAGCCACTGTTTTATGCATTGGTCAAAGTTCTGAAACCTAACAAGACTTTAGCAATTGCTAATGATCCCTACACTGGTACTGCTGTTTCTCACCTGGTTCCAGTCATCAGGAGTGACAATAATTGTATCACTGCAATTCCAGTGGACAACATTATTCGATTATGCTTTTTTGTTGACTGTGGTAATGACAATACTCCCTTTGTGGGAATGTTTCCTAATCAGTACGAAAAAGACTAA
- the LOC140928472 gene encoding uncharacterized protein yields MVKPNGFAVVEWNRPNGRSELEAIIVKKLAVKESVRAGAIAEMQYDGEIWRGKILSLHDSMSDARSVLDKELGNSGTEENSSNCEQNSSPSKKQRKRTKNKRLDGYETSQDDEPSKKKPKTSEGRKKAGGSKENDSESQNRKKNARKDHDDAAEKERKRIEKEQANKQREKERQALTERNNMLLERMTALVSNQSAEDPFDSDVVSECVDLTTSSTPPSNPVHRLQNTVNELRSATPERVLSISQLQKTLDMLQGNSEDPPTTPSICQTAIPSLQRTSLTTLQDVWEEPVSTTPVQQMPNSTTPVSRSPLTTLRGRLTEVPLSIPNQQKEATISGAQRTPLTNTPRNFPNRRQDLVARPTVGGKCPRRVLPQPLSSSDEEEYCPSCVTRKKRVRELEDQLKSLQGQVSDPPRPGKISPILAERFKMVELTPGSQVFVYQNHIHQAMARASYKSAASFLLNCFYTNDELVGMNLTGANGKKCPDKEILQSIIGFVMREYQKHSPTESSLKLALRNKLSALESRKLKKDE; encoded by the exons ATG GTGAAACCAAATGGCTTTGCAGTAGTTGAATGGAATCGACCAAATGGAAGAAGTGAATTGGAAGCGATTATTGTGAAGAAGTTAGCTGTCAAGGAAAGTGTAAGAGCTGGGGCCATTGCTGAAATGCAATATGATGGAGAAATTTGGAGGGGAAAAATTCTCTCTCTCCATG ACAGTATGAGTGATGCTAGAAGTGTTTTAGACAAGGAGCTTGGAAATTCTGGAACAGAAGAAAACAGTTCAAACTGTGAACAGAATTCATCCCCCAGTAAGAAGCAGAGAAAGAGAACAAAGAATAAACGACTTGATGGATATGAAACCAGTCAAG ATGATGaaccttccaaaaaaaaacCCAAGACCTCTGAGGGCAGAAAGAAAGCTGGAGGAAGCAAAGAAAATGACAGTGAAAGTCAAAATAGGAAGAAAAATGCCCGAAAAGATCATGATGATGCAGCAGAAAAGGAGCGAAAGCGAATTGAAAAGGAGCAGGCAaataagcaaagagaaaaggaaCGGCAGGCCCTTACTGAGCGAAATAACATGTTGCTAGAAAGGATGACTGCTTTGGTGAGTAATCAAAGTGCAGAAGATCCCTTTGATTCCGATGTTGTCTCAGAGTGTGTGGATCTCACAACTTCATCAACACCACCATCAAATCCTGTTCATCGTCTTCAGAACACAGTAAATGAGTTACGGAGTGCCACACCAGAAAGAGTGTTGTCAATCTCACAGCTTCAAAAGACACTGGACATGCTGCAGGGCAATTCAGAGGACCCACCAACCACACCATCTATTTGTCAGACAGCAATTCCATCACTGCAGAGAACCTCTCTGACCACACTGCAGGATGTGTGGGAAGAACCAGTATCCACAACACCAGTTCAGCAGATGCCAAATTCCACCACACCAGTGTCAAGATCTCCTCTGACAACTCTGCGTGGCAGATTAACAGAAGTGCCACTGTCAATACCAAATCAACAGAAAGAAGCCACCATTTCAGGAGCACAAAGAACCCCACTGACAAACACACCCAGAAATTTTCCAAACAGAAGACAAGACTTAGTAGCCAGACCAACTGTGGGTGGTAAATGCCCCAGACGAGTTCTACCACAGCCGCTCTCAAGTTCAGATGAAGAAGAGTATTGTCCATCATGCGTAACACGCAAAAAGAGAGTGAGGGAACTTGAAGATCAATTAAAGAGCTTGCAAGGTCAAG tttctgATCCTCCAAGACCTGGAAAGATCAGTCCCATTCTAGCAGAACGCTTTAAG ATGGTAGAGTTGACTCCTGGTTCTCAAGTTTTTGTGTACCAGAACCATATTCACCAAGCAATGGCCAGAGCGTCGTATAAGTCAGCGGCATCGTTTTTGTTAAACTGTTTTTACACAAACGACGAGCTGGTGGGGATGAACCTGACTGGAGCAAATGGAAAGAAATGCCCAGACAAGGAGATACTTCAAAGCATTATAG GATTTGTCATGAGAGAATACCAAAAGCATTCGCCAACTGAGTCCTCTCTGAAGCTGGCTTTAAGAAACAAGCTGAGTGCTTTGGAATCAAGAAAGTTAAAGAAGGATGAGTGa